Proteins encoded by one window of Aspergillus puulaauensis MK2 DNA, chromosome 4, nearly complete sequence:
- a CDS encoding Rab geranylgeranyltransferase subunit beta BET2 (BUSCO:EOG09263G3M;~COG:O;~EggNog:ENOG410PGTA;~InterPro:IPR001330,IPR026873,IPR008930;~PFAM:PF00432;~go_function: GO:0003824 - catalytic activity [Evidence IEA];~go_function: GO:0004663 - Rab geranylgeranyltransferase activity [Evidence IEA];~go_process: GO:0018344 - protein geranylgeranylation [Evidence IEA]), giving the protein MSLVSGPGRAAGTISDQKLYPEKHIDYIKKLDSRKDELEYWLTEHLRLNGVYWGMTALHLLGCPEGLPRDNSVDFVLSCQQDNGGFGAAPGHDAHLLYTVSAVQLLVMLDAVDELEKRGLGGKQKVGSFIASLQDKETGSFMGDEWGEFDTRFLYGALNALSLLGLLDLVDVDKAVSHVQKCENLDGGYGVSPGAESHSGQVFTCVGALAIAGRLDLVDKDRLGTWLSERQLDHGGLNGRPEKLEDACYSWWVGASLAMIGKLNWIDGDKLAAFILRCQDPEAGGFADRPGNAVDVFHTVFAVAGLSLLGFEGIAEVDPVYCMPKAITKKVLSS; this is encoded by the exons ATGTCCTTAGTTTCTGGACCCGGCAGGGCCGCTGGGACGATCTCCGATCAGAAACTATACCCCGAGAAACATATTGACTACATCAAGAAACTGGATAGC CGGAAAGATGAGCTGGAATACTGGCTCACGGAGCACCTGCGGCTTAACGGAGTTTACTGGGGCATGACGGCTTTGCATCTTCTTGGGTGCCCCGAAGGCTTACCCCGTGATAATTCCGTCGACTTCGTCCTCTCATGCCAGCAAGATAATGGTGGCTTTGGTGCCGCACCAGGCCATGATGCACATTTGCTGTATACGGTCTCTGCTGTGCAGCTCCTAGTAATGTTGGACGCTGTTGATGAGTTGGAAAAGCGCGGGTTGGGCGGCAAGCAGAAAGTCGGTTCCT TCATTGCGAGTCTCCAGGACAAGGAAACTGGCTCTTTCATGGGCGACGAATGGGGGGAGTTCGATACGAGATTTCTCTATGGAGCGCTCAACGCCTTATCCCTCCTAGGTCTCCTAGATTTGGTGGACGTCGACAAGGCTGTTTCGCATGTCCAGAAATGTGAGAACCTGGATGGAGGATACGGTGTATCCCCAGGGGCAGAATCGCACTCTGGCCAGGTCTTTACCTGTGTAGGGGCACTGGCTATCGCAGGGCGGTTGGATCTAGTCGATAAGGACCGTTTAGGTACCTGGCTTAGCGAACGACAGCTCGACCATGGGGGATTGAATGGGCGGCCGGAGAAACTCGAGGACGCCTGTTATAGTTGGTGGGTAGGAGCGAGTCTAGCTATGATTGGCAAGCTCAACTGGATCGATGGCGACAAGCTTGCTGCTTTTATCCTACGCTGTCAG GATCCGGAGGCTGGTGGTTTCGCCGACCGACCCGGAAATGCTGTTGACGTCTTTCATACGGTCTTTGCCGTTGCTGGCTTGAGTCTCCTGGGGTTTGAAGGCATTGCTGAAGTAGATCCTGTCTA TTGTATGCCGAAAGCAATCACAAAGAAGGTTTTGTCTTCGTAG
- a CDS encoding putative Rho GTPase activator (Bem2) (COG:T;~EggNog:ENOG410QDGC;~InterPro:IPR000198,IPR008936;~PFAM:PF00620;~TransMembrane:1 (o488-507i);~go_process: GO:0007165 - signal transduction [Evidence IEA]) produces MPSRHSVIPNLDLSPSTLEAGAKISSPLTPGAQSSDGLSPLTPHSPKSSSSSPLFKGATIRPVTQDSNPTPNSPSFPVSPTVATEPPTPGFTAIPPYPPSPRETPKHTRDASRSFFSGLKAPKYSHKAQRSDSSGNSAEKPKSRGSSRDRRAQVSSKLYESSPDLPGAVSQRENDGNPSDDKNPQAQSTELKKTGTETEGFNSLRKTKPRFANLLTRSRSIRLDDSSTSRAPIRRPSTGLLKLEENFKADTQECTKVASRSTTNGTVRTYNTERPAGYSNGSMGRKGSTMAPSASLSQVSGASAALFNNLKQSSSGAADRLGKAGKGFFGKITRSGSTNERDLLADDNYVCTVINLPLIEQARRTRIAKRLEDCKDKTEFWMPALPYRCIDYLNFKGCEEEGLYRVPGSGKEVKHWQRRFDTELDVSLFDEPGLYDINTIGSMFKAWLREIPDELFPKETQAMIAQKCEGATTAPQMLKDELSKLPPYHYYLLFAITCHLNLLHSYVDQNKMDYRNLCICFQPCMKIDAFCFQLLVCDWKNCWQGCWTEKEYLQREKEMDEKERAEKEKQSEKPSVDERAVSSGSSTNSTYEAPPRPETPKKNKKKPRNIETSHARSVSQLPELGPPLSPIRI; encoded by the exons ATGCCATCGAGACACTCTGTGATCCCCAACTTGGATCTCAGCCCATCCACCTTGGAGGCGGGCGCAAAGATCTCCTCTCCTCTGACACCTGGTGCTCAGAGCTCCGATGGTCTGAGTCCATTGACGCCACACTCCCCAAAGTCCTCTTCCAGTTCGCCGTTATTCAAAGGTGCCACGATCCGCCCCGTCACGCAAGACTCAAACCCGACCCCCAACAGCCCTTCCTTTCCCGTCTCTCCTACCGTCGCCACCGAACCACCTACCCCAGGTTTTACAGCCATACCCCCGTATCCGCCATCACCTAGGGAGACCCCTAAACATACACGCGATGCCTCGCGTTCCTTTTTCTCAGGCCTTAAGGCACCGAAATATTCGCACAAGGCACAGAGATCGGATAGCTCTGGCAACTCCGCGGAAAAGCCGAAAAGCCGCGGCAGTTCGAGAGATCGACGAGCACAAGTATCGTCCAAGCTTTATGAATCATCTCCCGATCTTCCGGGGGCTGTTTCTCAACGGGAAAATG ACGGCAACCCTTCCGATGACAAGAACCCTCAGGCACAATCGACAGAGCTGAAGAAAACTGGCACTGAAACGGAAGGATTTAATTCGCTTCGGAAAACAAAGCCGCGCTTTGCCAACCTCCTGACCCGCTCGCGGTCGATCAGGTTGGACGATTCATCCACGAGCCGAGCGCCGATTCGGCGTCCATCTACCGGCCTCCTGAAGCTTGAAGAGAATTTCAAGGCAGATACGCAAGAGTGCACGAAGGTTGCATCAAGGAGCACCACCAATGGTACGGTTCGAACCTATAATACTGAGCGACCTGCGGGGTACAGCAATGGCTCGATGGGCCGAAAGGGATCGACGATGGCACCCTCGGCCTCATTGAGTCAGGTTTCGGGTGCTTCGGCTGCCCtattcaacaacctcaaacaATCTTCTAGCGGGGCGGCTGATCGTCTAGGGAAGGCTGGGAAAGGCTTTTTCGGCAAGATCACCAGAAGTGGTAGCACAAACGAGCGCGACTTATTGGCAGATGACAATTACGTTTGTACCGTGATCAATCTGCCCTTGATTGAACAAGCGCGGCGGACGCGCATCGCCAAGCGACTCGAAGATTGTAAGGATAAGACCGAGTTCTGGATGCCTGCACTGCCATACCGATGTATAGA TTACCTTAATTTTAAAggttgcgaagaagaaggccttTATCGAGTGCCGGGTAGTGGTAAAGAAGTGAAGCACTGGCAGAGACGTTTTGATACTG AGCTGGACGTAAGTCTTTTTGATGAACCTGGCTTATAtgacatcaacaccattgGCTCCATGTTTAAGGCTTGGCTTCGTGAAATACCCGACGAACTATTCCCCAAGGAGACACAAGCAATGATCGCACAGAAGTGCGAGGGTGCCACGACCGCCCCGCAAATGCTCAAGGATGAGCTCTCAAAACTGCCTCCATACCATTACTACCTTCTCTTCGCTATAACCTGTCATCTGAACCTTCTCCATTCATATGTTGACCAGAATAAAATGGACTACCGCAACCTTTGCATCTGTTTTCAGCCTTGCATGAAGATCGATGCTTTCTGCTTCCAACTTCTGGTTTGCGACTGGAAAAATTGCTGGCAGGGATGCTGGACCGAGAAAGAATATCTCCAAcgcgagaaggagatggatgagaaagaaagggccgagaaagaaaagcaatCCGAAAAGCCCAGTGTCGATGAAAGAGCTGTTTCCTCCGGTAGCAGCACAAACAGCACCTATGAAgcacctcctcgtccagaaacaccgaagaaaaacaagaaaaagccTCGAAATATCGAAACATCTCATGCGAGGAGCGTTTCTCAACTCCCGGAACTTGGACCACCTCTTTCTCCCATCCGGATATGA
- the RRS1 gene encoding ribosome biogenesis protein RRS1 (COG:J;~EggNog:ENOG410PNYS;~InterPro:IPR007023;~PFAM:PF04939;~go_component: GO:0005634 - nucleus [Evidence IEA];~go_process: GO:0042254 - ribosome biogenesis [Evidence IEA]), which yields MANSATEAKSASKSKPERLPITVSKPTPYTFDLGHLLANDPNPLELSRSAPLNGPLKATARDGVQSILNQLLTTCQITSSQQGVLLSLPQPSTTLPRHKPLPTPKPPTKWELFARKKGIGKYNSRPGAALADKERRKKLVYDEESGEWVPRWGYKGKNKADDEWLVEVKEKDWKKEEDAAAKGSSIRGMSRTERKDRIKRNERKMRSNERNAKKSGGR from the exons ATGGCAAACTCAGCGACAGAGGCGAAATCGGCCTCCAAATCCAAGCCCGAGAGACT GCCCATCACCGTCTCCAAGCCTACCCCATACACGTTCGACCTGGGCCACCTTCTTGCAAATGACCCGAACCCACTTGAACTTTCGCGCTCCGCGCCCCTCAATGGACCCTTAAAGGCCACCGCCCGAGATGGCGTGCAAAGCATCCTCAATCAACTCCTAACAACCTGCCAAATCACCTCCTCGCAACAGGGcgtcctcctttctctcccacAACCCTCAACGACTCTCCCCCGACACAAGCCGCTCCCAACACCCAAGCCGCCGACCAAGTGGGAGCTATTCGCGCGCAAGAAGGGTATCGGGAAGTACAACAGCAGGCCTGGTGCTGCGCTTGCGGATAAGGAGCGCCGCAAGAAGCTGGTCTACGATGAAGAATCGGGCGAGTGGGTGCCGCGCTGGGGGTATAAGGGCAAGAACAAGGCTGATGATGAGTGGTTGGTtgaggtgaaggagaaagactggaagaaggaggaggacgccGCGGCCAAGGGAAGTTCGATTCGTGGTATGTCCCGTACCGAGCGGAAGGACAGGATAAAACGGAAtgagaggaagatgaggtcGAATGAGCGAAACGCAAAGAAGTCTGGTGGGCGATAA
- the RSM23 gene encoding mitochondrial 37S ribosomal protein mS29 (BUSCO:EOG092625U6;~COG:J;~EggNog:ENOG410PHXU;~InterPro:IPR019368;~PFAM:PF10236) — protein MVSSFCWSCLTRLRQTPRAILPSPTTVPRGPAFHTSAVYYANPLKKKAGDQSGPKYREGRSAKIKKKKPVEKTRPPAVGERKAARKRIVLSNPNALEVEGMQELSGETMVDSRLRGTVLALPVPMIDQLRAVQAFKPTQGWSIFRRPGTVLRRETLEMGRAFDNISGEGEGKGAVVKKIITGPKKTGKSVHLLQAMAMGFTKNWVVITVPDARDLVVGITGYAPLSEDNPDLYVQNQATSSLLSRTVAANEKVLSKLSVSQQHPTLPTVKPGMTLADLAKVGVQDQANAWPVFQALWKELTATSATSGLEKNFSPRPPMLVTVDGLGHWMQNSAYRSAKFELIHSHDLVFVRHFLDLLKPGKGTSTLPNGGAVLYSTSTSNNPSIHGFDVALKQVAARHAGVDPSAPEFPLPRAYSYPDPRILEAFNLPKPTVAKEGMLDVQELGGLTRDEARGFLEYFARSGLLRETVSDEWASEKWTLAGGGVIGELEKLGRRVRVAS, from the exons ATGGTTTCTTCCTTTTGCTGGAGCTGCCTGACGCGGCTTCGCCAGACACCTCGCGCCATTTTACCATCACCGACCACCGTGCCCCGAGGACCGGCATTTCACACCTCTGCCGTTTACTATGCCAatccgttgaagaagaaggcgggtGACCAATCTGGTCCTAAGTACCGTGAGGGACGGTCCGCCAAgataaagaagaagaagcccgttGAGAAGACACGTCCTCCGGCCGTTGGGGAGCGCAAAGCCGCTCGCAAACGTATTGTCCTCAGCAACCCGAATGCTCTCGAAGTCGAAGGTATGCAGGAACTATCGGGGGAGACTATGGTGGATTCGCGTCTTCGCGGCACAGTTCTCGCCCTCCCAGTGCCGATGATTGATCAGTTGAGAGCGGTGCAGGCTTTCAAGCCTACCCAGGGTTGGTCAATTTTCCGCCGCCCCGGGACTGTTTTGAGACGGGAAACACTGGAGATGGGTAGAGCCTTTGACAATATCtctggtgagggtgagggtaaGGGAGCTGTTGTTAAGAAGATCATCACGGGGCCGAAAAAGACAGGGAAGAGCGTTCACCTGCTTCAGGCTATGGCGATGGGATTCACCAAGAATTGGGTTGTCATCACAGTTCCTGATG CCCGGGATCTGGTCGTTGGAATTACCGGCTATGCACCACTTTCCGAAGATAACCCCGACCTATATGTCCAGAACCAGGCAACCTCGTCGCTTCTATCTCGCACTGTCGCCGCCAACGAGAAGGTCCTTTCCAAACTGAGTGTCTCTCAGCAACACCCTACCTTGCCTACTGTCAAGCCCGGCATGACGCTGGCGGACCTAGCCAAAGTCGGTGTTCAGGATCAAGCAAATGCGTGGCCTGTTTTCCAAGCGCTATGGAAAGAACTCACAGCAACATCCGCCACTTCGGGTCTCGAAAAGAACTTCTCACCCCGCCCTCCTATGTTAGTTACTGTTGATGGCCTCGGTCACTGGATGCAAAACTCTGCGTACCGCAGCGCCAAATTCGAGCTTATTCACTCCCACGACCTTGTTTTTGTGCGACACTTTCTTGACTTGCTCAAGCCCGGGAAAGGGACGTCCACCCTTCCCAACGGTGGGGCTGTCCTCTACTCTACCTCAACGTCCAACAACCCGTCTATTCACGGCTTCGACGTTGCGCTGAAGCAAGTCGCAGCTCGCCACGCTGGCGTGGACCCCTCTGCTCCAGAGTTCCCCCTTCCCAGAGCATATAGCTACCCGGACCCGCGCATCCTCGAGGCCTTCAATCTCCCGAAGCCTACAGTTGCCAAGGAAGGCATGCTGGATGTCCAGGAGCTTGGCGGGTTGACCCGAGATGAGGCTCGTGGTTTCCTGGAATATTTCGCGCGTAGCGGTCTTCTGAGGGAGACGGTCAGCGACGAATGGGCTAGTGAGAAGTGGACGCTCGCTGGTGGCGGCGTTATTGGTGAGCTTGAGAAGCTGGGTAGACGAGTGAGGGTGGCTTCTTAG
- a CDS encoding uncharacterized protein (COG:S;~EggNog:ENOG410PPGJ): protein MSGSHQYSNTHRPPTSAPPAPEWRVPAAPPRPSHAGVASPPPPPPPPPSYNPSAHGPSYGPSPGYSGANASPVSGFPGVSTATWGVNYNRQNHLQTPPPPPLPPRPSSASGQQSAHSPIASSASHQPSIGASSYGAQVSSPDYYQQWTSNSPYMPQQPPTSLAPPPPPPPPPPPPPPPPAADAAAYQNTAPPLSTAPQAQQAWNQPPAASYTNAPPSQYYPTNTSPGQQSPSPAPPIVPQGQYHPAIPNQSSPPPSVPPAPSFYQKLNAIAQPAGPPPPGATITQSPSSAHLPAPPPPVPPKASPLMIPTGASALGAGGPSDWEHLSPVVVDIDDTDSFKPRKDFPNHGLTPSHEAGNTVTPNSHSPAPSFSTPEFIPAKTTETTQYHSTHSPVSPSSRDDYQPASHPVRVNSTGSDYSSVSAVANSENIDGVIEAWSNPVSTDNQLSTIHPSSRIEPERASPHLTPSPIQTTPAIQPEPLASGKETPTNPTSSAKEAMIGPAQKSESPRPQSRQVDRYEDLDSWSQSSLERYVAMLRKEAVADSTEERFRIFTAFMSKETKLREILYNIEHDSEAATDTQRPIVTQTKESEESKAPEEIKPDEEKKPLEEDKPKPTPDESGLIPVETEEGYFAQANDSDNVEDGSYSPGGRPILPRLHTPQPPAIHRSVSNPGGHKYSASHALAGNAPRATSVPPNMINEDPKMAYSPLTTNPPQRIYTPFRYAEGPQRGSDKLSFDRPAYQAYSALRQASAESGRVMADAPAETPSEEGNRKRSNTASSIQHEHDETFVGLIREKSVNYRKMPPQTSTPPPLPASLRQGKQSGPVEDLRTVTSTPVTKQSESLWHTTIRKDLEKFPNNFSFVRETFKPWEATSKVRRENLDKERIKRQEESESHVDALFNGKEIGYADINILEEEFRQMEARNQLEEEREELEDFIANVFNVVDKRLEEEISVLQVHYDSALSHLDRENTNKEEGSNKHSTSHTMKIVNEIHTRLEMRHHKRLEIALDRERRRKKAERRPLVFMGDSAALKKLDHDFDQMEKQNILEAARARDDRVNKLIDLFDDAIMRGLGENQSVLDELLAKVTRVDEPAIRSSGLPDTEIEQVLKSVHSLVEYLRKDSETILHSFGEADSALNNADYNVSVAEARYSNAEPGVFRQLEAEKKKEDTKIQDNLRTKLRSVRVGPAKITASINDALRTIGKTPFPDQPIPSDVIPASQLYDVSLPNPVRPASTMPIAASKMESDPEHRERLRRALEDAKRRNAARQRSSSAVSKE from the exons ATGTCCGGCTCGCATCAATATTCGAATACTCACCGGCCACCGACTTCTGCGCCCCCTGCGCCAGAATGGCGAGTTCCGGCTGCACCCCCGAGGCCATCGCACGCAGGCGTTGCGAGccccccaccaccaccaccgccgcctccatCCTATAACCCAAGCGCTCACGGTCCTAGCTATGGACCCTCTCCAGGATATTCCGGCGCAAATGCGTCACCAGTATCTGGATTTCCTGGTGTTAGCACAGCAACCTGGGGTGTGAATTACAATAGGCAGAATCATCTGCAGactcctccccctcctccgtTGCCG CCTCGACCTTCAAGTGCTTCTGGGCAGCAGTCTGCCCATTCCCCGATAGCGAGCTCCGCATCCCACCAGCCTTCAATAGGTGCGTCAAGCTATGGGGCCCAAGTATCATCGCCGGACTATTATCAGCAGTGGACGTCGAACTCTCCCTATATGCCCCAGCAACCTCCTACTTCGCTggcccctccccctccccctccacctccgccgccgccgccgcctccccCGCCAGCAGCCGATGCGGCCGCTTATCAGAATACTGCACCTCCATTGTCGACAGCACCACAGGCTCAGCAGGCGTGGAATCAACCGCCAGCGGCCTCCTATACGAATGCACCACCGAGTCAGTATTATCCTACGAATACTAGTCCTGGCCAACAGAGTCCCTCTCCGGCGCCTCCAATCGTGCCTCAGGGCCAATACCATCCTGCCATCCCTAACCAATCGAGTCCACCTCCCTCAGTTCCTCCAGCACCTAGCTTCTACCAAAAGCTCAATGCCATTGCTCAACCGGCCGGtccacctcctccaggaGCCACTATCACACAGTCCCCATCCTCAGCCCATTTAccagcacctcctccacctgtACCCCCGAAAGCTAGTCCTTTGATGATACCAACCGGAGCTTCCGCATTGGGCGCTGGAGGTCCATCTGATTGGGAGCATCTATCTCCGGTTGTAGTTGACATTGATGATACAGATTCCTTCAAGCCAAGGAAAGACTTCCCAAACCATGGATTGACTCCCAGCCACGAGGCTGGAAACACAGTGACCCCCAACAGCCACTCCCCAGCTCCGTCATTTTCGACCCCGGAATTTATTCCAGCAAAGACCACGGAAACAACTCAATATCATTCGACGCACTCACCTGTCAGTCCAAGTTCTCGAGATGATTATCAACCAGCCTCGCACCCTGTCAGGGTGAACAGCACTGGGTCGGATTATTCCTCAGTATCGGCTGTTGCAAATTCGGAAAACATTGACGGTGTTATTGAGGCATGGAGTAATCCCGTTTCCACGGATAATCAACTATCGACAATACATCCTAGTTCGAGAATTGAACCAGAACGGGCTTCGCCTCACCTTACCCCAAGTCCTATCCAAACCACTCCAGCAATACAGCCGGAGCCTCTAGCATCTGGAAAGGAAACGCCAACTAACCCAACAAGCAGCGCGAAGGAGGCTATGATTGGACCTGCGCAAAAGTCGGAATCTCCTCGACCACAATCTAGGCAAGTAGATCGCTATGAGGATCTTGATTCATGGTCGCAATCCTCTCTTGAACGCTATGTGGCAATGTTGCGCAAGGAAGCTGTGGCGGACTCCACTGAAGAGCGTTTTAGGATATTCACGGCCTTTATGTCTAAGGAAACAAAACTTCGTGAGATCCTTTACAATATCGAGCATGATAGCGAGGCTGCTACGGATACTCAGCGACCGATTGTCACGCAAACAAAGGAGTCCGAAGAGAGCAAAGCACCCGAAGAAATTAAACCCGACGAAGAGAAAAAGCCGCTCGAAGAGGATAAGCCGAAACCTACGCCAGATGAATCAGGGTTAATACCGGTGGAGACTGAAGAGGGATATTTTGCACAAGCCAACGATTCGGACAATGTGGAAGACGGTAGTTATAGTCCAGGCGGGCGCCCAATACTTCCGCGGCTTCATactcctcagcctcctgCGATTCATAGGTCAGTATCGAATCCAGGAGGTCATAAGTATAGCGCGAGTCACGCTCTTGCAGGAAATGCACCGCGCGCTACATCAGTGCCGCCTAATATGATAAATGAGGATCCTAAAATGGCCTATTCTCCTCTCACGACCAATCCTCCGCAGCGGATTTACACTCCGTTCCGCTATGCCGAGGGGCCTCAAAGAGGCTCCGACAAGCTATCGTTCGATCGTCCGGCATATCAAGCCTATTCTGCTCTGCGGCAAGCGTCTGCAGAAAGTGGGCGTGTTATGGCGGATGCGCCAGCGGAAACGCCTTCTGAAGAAGGCAACAGGAAGAGGTCCAACACTGCATCGTCTATCCAACACGAACACGATGAGACCTTTGTTGGTTTAATCAGAGAAAAAAGCGTCAACTATCGGAAGATGCCTCCACAGACTTCAACGCCGCCACCCTTACCGGCGTCTCTCCGACAAGGCAAGCAATCTGGGCCCGTTGAAGATTTGCGCACAGTAACTTCAACGCCTGTCACTAAACAGTCTGAAAGCCTGTGGCATACTACGATCAGAAAAGACTTGGAAAAGTTTCCTAACAATTTCAGCTTCGTGCGCGAGACGTTCAAACCATGGGAAGCGACAAGCAAAGTTCGCAGGGAGAATCTAGACAAAGAACGCATCAAACGTCAAGAGGAGTCCGAGAGCCATGTTGATGCGTTGTTCAATGGAAAGGAAATCGGCTACGCAGATATCAAcattctggaagaagaattccGTCAAATGGAGGCACGAAATCAGCTtgaggaagagcgagaagagctggaagaTTTTATTGCGAATGTTTTCAATGTTGTGGATAAGCGGCTAGAGGAGGAGATATCCGTCCTTCAAGTCCATTATGACTCTGCGCTGAGCCACCTTGACCGTGAGAACACCAACAAGGAAGAGGGCTCCAACAAACACAGCACTTCGCACACCATGAAAATTGTGAACGAGATCCACACTAGACTTGAGATGAGACACCACAAGCGTTTAGAAATTGCCTTGGACCGTGAGCGTCGACGAAAGAAAGCCGAAAGACGACCTCTTGTTTTCATGGGTGACTCTGCGGCATTGAAGAAATTAGACCATGACTTTGACCAGATGGAGAAACAGAATATCCTAGAAGCTGCGCGAGCCCGCGACGACCGTGTAAACAAGCTCATTGACTTGTTTGACGACGCTATTATGCGTGGACTAGGAGAAAACCAGAGTGTCCTTGACGAGCTCCTAGCCAAAGTGACGCGGGTCGACGAACCCGCAATTCGCTCGTCGGGGCTACCAGACACGGAGATTGAACAAGTGCTCAAATCAGTGCACAGTCTGGTCGAGTACCTGCGCAAAGACTCAGAGACCATTCTCCACAGTTTCGGCGAGGCCGATTCAGCCCTCAACAACGCAGACTACAACGTCTCCGTCGCTGAAGCGCGCTACTCTAACGCAGAACCCGGGGTATTCCGTCAGCTcgaagcagagaagaaaaaagaggaCACCAAGATCCAAGACAACCTTCGAACCAAGCTGCGGAGTGTCCGTGTTGGTCCTGCCAAGATCACGGCTAGCATCAACGACGCACTGCGGACTATAGGCAAAACGCCTTTCCCAGACCAACCGATCCCCTCGGACGTCATTCCGGCCAGTCAGCTTTACGACGTATCGCTGCCCAATCCCGTACGGCCTGCTAGTACGATGCCCATAGCGGCGAGCAAAATGGAAAGCGACCCTGAACATCGAGAGCGACTGCGCAGGGCGTTGGAGGACGCGAAAAGACGAAATGCGGCAAGGCAGCGCTCGTCATCTGCGGTTTCGAAGGAATAA
- a CDS encoding uncharacterized protein (COG:S;~EggNog:ENOG410PUE0;~InterPro:IPR007527;~go_function: GO:0008270 - zinc ion binding [Evidence IEA]), translating to MGGRNAIDTIAIEASSGLVYDLDNSGFDLETKSRALLGLTTDFDVLFCGLEGSGYEFVFAERARVRIELQTHLDGGKNLADMDEAEYGYTCTCAVFRARADVACQHIFWLLDQLRGQLNSASPPSPILLTSDGHTQGFSRIEQLLSKATNAMALQDLAEQLNWPYFRSAGREGGMNRAQRVRDILSAFSTDVLPDRFRIDLTEPEDGNGRALQIRTPEQCVVQGDFEATLFRLAVHDDNVFTSLSKAMPPGACAAIYFDKVLERSRRALSKFDRYCQTFGQSKNADGDPSACLAAVLETLQTDTLNIHKNIHVRAPHGLQGAAKALTSILEEITTRDKDSLADNPYGQTAFFDEDEDSRNLYHQLVGKTDNDNNVGEHFILDALEDLAGEDLYPFKERLEAVLHRVEVGRAPKGFILKLAGIVRAAKIGITRKRATRAGDGERDVERGWKRMR from the exons atgggaggaagaaacgCCATAGACACGATTGCAATTGAGGCTTCATCGGGGCTCGTCTACGATCTTGACAACTCCGGATTCGACCTTGAAACGAAGTCGAGGGCGCTCCTGGGTTTGACGACGGACTTTGACGTTTTATTCTGTGGGCTTGAGGGTTCGGGGTATGAGTTTGTTTTTGCGGAACGTGCACGGGTTCGGATTGAGCTTCAAACTCACCTCGACGGGGGGAAGAACCTGGCTGATATGGATGAGGCTGAGTACGGATATACGTGCACCTGTGCGGTGTTTCGGGCGAGGGCTGATGTGGCTTGTCAACATATTTTC TGGCTTCTCGATCAGCTCCGGGGTCAACTCAACTCCGcctctcctccttccccAATTCTACTCACCAGCGATGGACACACGCAGGGATTTTCAAGGATCGAACAGCTTCTCTCCAAAGCTACGAATGCTATGGCACTACAAGATCTTGCGGAGCAACTCAACTGGCCATATTTCCGTTCCGCGGGGAGAGAAGGTGGTATGAATCGGGCGCAGAGGGTACGGGACATTCTCTCAGCATTTAGCACCGATGTCCTCCCCGACAGGTTCCGGATAGATTTGACAGAGCCCGAAGACGGGAATGGCCGTGCTCTGCAGATAAGAACACCAGAGCAGTGCGTCGTGCAGGGAGACTTCGAGGCGACGCTCTTCCGCCTCGCCGTGCATGATGATAACGTGTTCACGAGtctctccaaggccatgCCCCCGGGTGCCTGCGCGGCGATCTACTTTGACAAAGTGCTTGAGAGGTCTAGAAGAGCACTATCTAAATTCGACAGGTACTGTCAGACATTTGGGCAATCCAAGAACGCCGACGGTGACCCTTCAGCATGTTTGGCTGCTGTCCTTGAAACCCTACAGACGGACACCCTCAATATCCACAAAAACATTCACGTCCGAGCACCGCACGGCCTCCAAGGTGCTGCCAAAGCCCTTACCTCCATTTTAGAAGAAATAACCACCCGCGACAAAGATTCTCTTGCTGATAACCCATACGGCCAGACTGCGTTTtttgacgaagacgaagactCGCGGAACCTATACCACCAGCTCGTCGGGAAGACggacaacgacaacaacgtAGGCGAGCATTTCATCCTTGATGCTTTGGAAGATCTAGCCGGTGAGGATTTATACCCATTCAAAGAGAGACTGGAGGCGGTTTTACATAGGGTTGAGGTCGGCCGAGCGCCGAAGGGATTCATCTTGAAGCTGGCCGGGATCGTTCGCGCTGCAAAGATAGGTATCACTAGGAAGCGCGCTACCAgggctggggatggagagagggatgttgagaggggttggaagaggatgagatgA